In Peromyscus maniculatus bairdii isolate BWxNUB_F1_BW_parent chromosome 9, HU_Pman_BW_mat_3.1, whole genome shotgun sequence, one genomic interval encodes:
- the Ptger2 gene encoding prostaglandin E2 receptor EP2 subtype → MGNTSNDSGWVEDCENRQLLPSGESPAISSVMFSAGVLGNLIALALLARRWRGDTGCSAGSRTSISLFHVLVTELVLTDLLGTCLISPVVLASYAKNQTLVAMAPESRVCTYFAFTMTFFSLATMLMLFAMALERYLSIGHPYFYRRRFSHRGGLAVLPAIYAVSLLFCSLPLLNYGEYVQYCPGSWCFIRHGRTAYLQLYATVLLLLILAVLACNFSVILNLIRMHRRGRRSRCGSSGSGLGGPGSRRRGERTSMAEEADHLILLAIMTITFAICSLPFTIFAYMNETSSRKEKWDLRALRFLSINSIIDPWVFAILRPPVLRLVRSVLCCRTSLRTQEASRTSCSTQPSASKQTDLCRQL, encoded by the exons ATGGGCAATACCTCCAATGACTCCGGGTGGGTGGAGGACTGCGAGAATCGTCAGTTGCTCCCCTCGGGCGAAAGCCCAGCCATCAGCTCGGTGATGTTCTCAGCCGGGGTTCTGGGGAACCTTATTGCGCTGGCGCTGCTGGCGCGCCGTTGGCGCGGGGACACGGGGTGCAGTGCGGGTAGCAGGACCTCTATCTCCTTGTTCCACGTGCTGGTGACAGAGCTGGTGCTCACCGACCTTCTGGGGACCTGCCTCATCAGCCCGGTAGTGCTGGCTTCCTATGCGAAGAACCAGACCCTGGTGGCCATGGCTCCTGAGAGCCGCGTGTGCACCTATTTCGCCTTCACTATGACCTTCTTCAGTCTGGCCACGATGCTCATGCTCTTTGCCATGGCCCTGGAGCGCTACCTCTCCATCGGGCACCCTTACTTCTACCGGCGCCGCTTCTCGCACCGCGGGGGCCTGGCGGTCCTGCCCGCCATCTATGCGGTCTCCTTGCTCTTCTGCTCCCTGCCGCTGCTCAACTACGGGGAGTACGTCCAGTACTGCCCCGGGTCTTGGTGCTTTATCCGGCACGGGCGGACTGCATACCTGCAGCTGTACGCCacggtgctgctgctgctcatcTTGGCGGTGCTCGCCTGCAACTTCAGCGTCATCCTTAACCTCATCCGCATGCACCGTCGGGGCAGAAGAAGCCGCTGTGGATCATCTGGCAGTGGCCTGGGTGGCCCTGGGTCTcgcaggagaggagaaaggacttCGATGGCGGAGGAGGCAGACCACCTCATTCTCCTGGCCATTATGACCATCACCTTCGCCATCTGCTCCTTGCCTTTCACA ATCTTTGCTTATATGAATGAAACCTCTTCCCGAAAGGAGAAGTGGGACCTCCGAGCTCTTAGATTTTTATCAATTAACTCTATCATTGACCCTTGGGTCTTTGCCATCCTTAGACCACCGGTCCTGAGACTAGTGCGTTCAGTCCTCTGTTGTCGGACTTCATTGAGAACACAAGAAGCTTCACGAACTTCCTGTTCTACCCAGCCCAGTGCCAGTAAACAGACTGACctttgtagacagttgtga